The following coding sequences lie in one Drosophila sulfurigaster albostrigata strain 15112-1811.04 chromosome 2R, ASM2355843v2, whole genome shotgun sequence genomic window:
- the LOC133837340 gene encoding uncharacterized protein LOC133837340 isoform X1, whose product MTVRLTISILLLLQLQLQCSATVFKLTNAVCESFNKSWVEFELCRLRAVSRHKVYLNLNVTLHQPINDIHIKGQLMKKENGYKPWLYSVSFNGCQFIRRRNNPLIKLVWDLFKEYSTLNHTCPYVTGVVFKMTNAVCESHNKSWVIIETCRLHALQRNKTILNLMVNILYPTNSISMRMQVMKKANGYKPWIFDITFDACKFMKNKSNKAVKVVFDLYKDFSTINHSCPYVGRNGLVGFYPAPEKLKLPLPTGDYLILISWKFYNRLQFVTNVYYTFVEDY is encoded by the exons ATGACAGTTCGCctgacaatttcaattttactaTTGctacagttgcagttgcaatgt AGTGCGACTGTCTTTAAATTGACAAATGCCGTGTGCGAGTCGTTCAACAAATCGTGGGTGGAGTTCGAGCTGTGTCGCCTTAGAGCTGTGAGCCGCCACAAGGTTTACCTCAATCTAAATGTCACTCTGCATCAGCCAATTAATGATATACACATTAAGGGGCAGCTGATGAAGAAAGAGAATGGCTATAAGCCCTGGCTCTACAGTGTATCCTTTAATGGTTGTCAGTTTATTCGTCGCCGAAACAATCCGCTCATTAAACTCGTCTGGGATCTCTTTAAGGAATATTCAACCCTCAACCACACCTGTCCCTATGTG ACTGGAGTTGTCTTTAAAATGACGAACGCTGTTTGCGAGTCACACAACAAATCCTGGGTGATAATCGAAACTTGTCGATTGCACGCATTGCAAAGGAATAAAACTATTCTGAATCTAATGGTCAATATTTTATATCCCACAAATTCTATTTCAATGCGAATGCAAGTCATGAAAAAAGCCAATGGATATAAGCCTTGGATCTTTGACATAACATTTGATGCTTGCAAATTCATGAAGAATAAATCGAACAAAGCCGTTAAAGTTGTATTCGATCTCTACAAGGACTTTTCAACTATCAACCACTCGTGTCCTTATGTG GGCAGAAATGGTCTAGTGGGTTTTTATCCAGCACCCGAAAAGCTTAAACTTCCGCTGCCAACTGGCGATTACCTCATTTTAATATCGTGGAAATTTTATAATAGACTTCAATTCGTGACAAATGTTTACTATACATTTGTAGAGgattattaa
- the LOC133837340 gene encoding uncharacterized protein LOC133837340 isoform X2, which translates to MTVRLTISILLLLQLQLQCSATVFKLTNAVCESFNKSWVEFELCRLRAVSRHKVYLNLNVTLHQPINDIHIKGQLMKKENGYKPWLYSVSFNGCQFIRRRNNPLIKLVWDLFKEYSTLNHTCPYVGQQLIKDFYLRSEKLPTPIPTGEYLVQLTWIINKKPIAATNFYFMFVEDL; encoded by the exons ATGACAGTTCGCctgacaatttcaattttactaTTGctacagttgcagttgcaatgt AGTGCGACTGTCTTTAAATTGACAAATGCCGTGTGCGAGTCGTTCAACAAATCGTGGGTGGAGTTCGAGCTGTGTCGCCTTAGAGCTGTGAGCCGCCACAAGGTTTACCTCAATCTAAATGTCACTCTGCATCAGCCAATTAATGATATACACATTAAGGGGCAGCTGATGAAGAAAGAGAATGGCTATAAGCCCTGGCTCTACAGTGTATCCTTTAATGGTTGTCAGTTTATTCGTCGCCGAAACAATCCGCTCATTAAACTCGTCTGGGATCTCTTTAAGGAATATTCAACCCTCAACCACACCTGTCCCTATGTG GGACAGCAATTGATAAAAGATTTTTACCTCAGAAGTGAGAAGCTTCCCACTCCAATACCCACAGGTGAATATTTGGTGCAACTGACTTGGATAATCAACAAGAAGCCAATAGCTGCaactaatttttatttcatgttCGTGGAGGATCTCtaa